In Motilibacter aurantiacus, the sequence GGTCGACGGAGGGGTCGATCGGCTTGCCCTTGGCGTGCACCTGCAGGATCTTGAACCGGCCCTGCAGGTCCGGGCTCTCGACCGCGATCTGCCGGTCGAAGCGGCCCGGGCGCAGCAGCGCCGGGTCGAGGATGTCCGGCCGGTTGGTGGCGGCGATGAGGATCACGCCGCCCTTGACGTCGAAGCCGTCCATCTCGACGAGCAGCTGGTTGAGCGTCTGCTCGCGCTCGTCGTGGCCGCCGCCGAGGCCCGCGCCGCGGTGCCGGCCGACGGCGTCGATCTCGTCGATGAAGACGATGGCCGGCGCGTTGGCCTTGGCCTGCTCGAACAGGTCGCGGACCCGGGAGGCGCCGACACCGACGAACATCTCGACGAAGTCCGAGCCGGAGATCGAGTAGAACGGCACGCCGGCCTCGCCGGCCACCGCGCGGGCGAGCAGCGTCTTGCCGGTGCCGGGCGGGCCGTACAGCAGGACGCCCTTGGGGATCTTCGCCCCGATCGCCTGGAACTTGGCCGGGCTCTCGAGGAACTCCTTGATCTCGTGGAGCTCCTCGACGGCCTCGTCGGCGCCGGCGACGTCGGCGAAGGTCGTCTTCGGCGTGTCCTTGCTGACCACCTTGGCCTTGGACTTGCCGAAGTTCATGACCCGCGAGCCGCCGCCCTGCATCGAGTTCATGAAGAACAGGAACACGATGAAGATCAGCAGGATCGGGACGACGGTCAACAACAGGCTGACGAACCAGTTCTGCCGTGCGACGTCCTCGTCGAAGCCCTGCGGGGGGACGTTGGCGAGCAGCTTGTTGACGATCTGCTGCTGCGTGCCGTCGACGAAGGTGGCGTAGACCTTCTCCGCGTCCGGCGCGCTGTCGATGCGGAAGCCGTCCTTGAGCGTCAGCTCGATGCGCTGGCTGCCGTCGACGACCTTGGCCGACTCGACCTGGCCGGCGTCGATCGCCGCGATGGCGTCCGACGTGTCGACCGCCTTCGCGCCGCTCGAGGAGCGCACCGTCGTGGTGATCAGGACGGCCGCGAGGATGGCAAGGAGCACCCAGAACACGGGGCCGCGGAAGAAGCGTTTGAGGTCCATCGAACCGGGGCGGGTCGCCCCGTCCCTCCTCGAGTAGCAAACGGTCTGCCAGGAACGGTACACCGGGGTACGAGCAGTCGCAGAAAGCTCGCGCTCCACCACACTCCGGAGCACTCTGCCGGTGTCCCACTCGTGCAGCTATCCGGGGCCAACGCCTTCCCGCACGCGGCCGTTCCCACCACCCGCGGCGCTACGCCGTGGGCGTACCGCCCTCCCGCTCCGCTGCCGGTCGCGCAACGGGGTGGGAGACGGTCAGGAGTAGACCGCGGGCGCGAGCAGCCCGACGAACGGCAGGTTGCGGTAGCGCTCGGCGTAGTCCAGCCCGTAGCCCACGACGAACTCGTCCGGGATGTCGAAGCCGACGTACTTCACCGCCACGTCGACCTTGAGCGCGTCCGGCTTGCGCAGCAGCGTCGCGACCTCGATCGAGGCCGGGCCGCGCGACTCCAGGTTCGCGACGAGCCAGGACAGCGTGAGGCCGGAGTCGATGATGTCCTCGACGATGAGCACGTCCCTGCCGGAGATGTCCCGGTCGAGGTCCTTGAGGATCCGCACGACGCCCGAGCTCTTGGTGCCCGAGCCGTAGGACGAGACCGCCATCCAGTCCATCTGGATCGGCGAGCTCAGCTTGCGCGACAGGTCCGCCATCACCATGACCGCGCCCTTGAGCACGCCCACCAGCAGCAGGTCGCGCCCGTGGTAGTCGGCGTCGATCTCGGCCGCCATCTCCTGCAGGCGGGTCTGGATCTCCTCCTCCGTGACGAGCACCCGCTCGAGGTCGCTCCCCATGTCGGCCGCGTTCACGCCGTGCGCCTCCGGTTCAGCTGTTGCCTTGCCCCGCCTCGAGGTCGAGCCTCCCACACCGCCTCCGGGCCTCCACATGCCCGGGCAGCTGGACCGGCCCCTGGCCGTGCCAGGCGACGACCAGCGCCTCCAGCGCGTCGACGTGCACCGCGAACAGCGCCGTGGCCGGGCAGCCCGCGGCCAGCGCCGCGGCGCGCAGGCAGCGGCGGCGCACGGCGGCCGGCAGCGCCTCGAGGGCGACGACGTCGAGCGACCCGTCGGCCGCGGTGAGCGCCGGCAGCTCGCGCTCGGCCCAGCCGTCGAGCGCGTCGGCGTCGTCGCGCAGCAGCCGCGCGGTCCGGGCCAGAGCGGCGGCGACCCCCGGGCCGAGCGACTCCTCCAGGGCGGGCAGTGCGTCCTGCCGCACGCGCACGCGGGCGTACGCCGGGTCGGCGTTGTGCGGGTCCTCCCACGGGTGCAGCCCCAGCGCGGCGCAGGCGGCCCGGGCCGTCGCGCGCGGCAGCCCGAGCAGCGGCCGGCGCCAGAGCCCGCTGGCCGCGGCCATCCCCGCGAGCGAGCGGGCGCCCGACCCGCGGGCGAGCCCCAGCAGCACGGTCTCGGCCTGGTCGTCGAGGGTGTGCCCGAGCAGGACCGCCGCGGCGCCGTGCCGCCCGGCCGCGGCGGACAGCGCGGCGTACCTCGCCTCTCGGGCCGCCGCCTCCGGCCCCCCGGCCCTTCCGACGGTCACGGCGACGACCTCCACCGGGGCCAGCCCCAGCGCCCGCAGCGCGTCCCCCAGCCCGGCCGACCGCACGGCCGACCCCTCCTGCAGGCCGTGGTCGACCACGACCGCGCCGGCGGCCCGGCCCGCGCGCGGGGCGACGAAGGCCGTGCAGGCGGCGAGCGCGAGGGAGTCGGCGCCGCCGCTGCACGCGACGAGGACAGGCCCCGGGGGCGCCCCGGCGAGAGCGTCGCGGACGGCCACGCGCACCGCCGCGACCGCGGGGTCGAGCCGCCCGCCCACGCCCCCTCCCGTTCCTAGAGGACGCGCTTGACCCAGGCCGCCGGGTCGGCGATCTCGGCCGGCAGCGGGAGGGTCTCCGGCCCGGCCCACACCTGGTTGAAGCCGTCCATGCCCGCGCGGTCGAGGACGCCGCGGACGAACGTCGCGCCGTCGCGGTACTGCCGCATCTTGGCGTCGATGCCGATGAGCCGGCGCAGCACCTGCTCACCGGGGCGCCCGGAGCTGCGCCGCTTCTGGAAGCGCTTGCGGATCTGCTCGACGCTGGGGACCACGTCCGGCCCCACCCCGTCCATGACGACGTCGGCGTGGCCCTCCAGCAGGGACATCACGGCGGTCACCCGGTCGAGCGCCTCGCGCTGGGCGGGTGACTGGACCGCCTCGAGCAGCGAGGGCGCGCGCTCGTCGCCGCGGACCGCGCCGTAGACCGCCCGGAAGACCCCGCGCAGCCGGGCGAGCAGGGCCGCCGGCTCGAGGTCGGCGTCGTCGACGAACCCGGTGATCTGGTCGAGC encodes:
- the hpt gene encoding hypoxanthine phosphoribosyltransferase, whose product is MNAADMGSDLERVLVTEEEIQTRLQEMAAEIDADYHGRDLLLVGVLKGAVMVMADLSRKLSSPIQMDWMAVSSYGSGTKSSGVVRILKDLDRDISGRDVLIVEDIIDSGLTLSWLVANLESRGPASIEVATLLRKPDALKVDVAVKYVGFDIPDEFVVGYGLDYAERYRNLPFVGLLAPAVYS
- the ftsH gene encoding ATP-dependent zinc metalloprotease FtsH, which translates into the protein MDLKRFFRGPVFWVLLAILAAVLITTTVRSSSGAKAVDTSDAIAAIDAGQVESAKVVDGSQRIELTLKDGFRIDSAPDAEKVYATFVDGTQQQIVNKLLANVPPQGFDEDVARQNWFVSLLLTVVPILLIFIVFLFFMNSMQGGGSRVMNFGKSKAKVVSKDTPKTTFADVAGADEAVEELHEIKEFLESPAKFQAIGAKIPKGVLLYGPPGTGKTLLARAVAGEAGVPFYSISGSDFVEMFVGVGASRVRDLFEQAKANAPAIVFIDEIDAVGRHRGAGLGGGHDEREQTLNQLLVEMDGFDVKGGVILIAATNRPDILDPALLRPGRFDRQIAVESPDLQGRFKILQVHAKGKPIDPSVDLMAVARRTPGFTGADLANVLNEAALLTARADRKLIDPPSMDEAIDRVVAGPQKKTRLMGDKEKKLTAYHEGGHALVAAALNNTDPVHKVTILPRGRALGYTMVLPDDDKYSTTRNEMLDQLAYMLGGRAAEELVFADPTTGASNDIEKATGVARAMVTQYGMTQRIGAIKLGQTSGEPFLGRDMGHQRDYSEEVASVVDTEVRGLIEAAHEEAWTILVDNRDILDNLVLELMEKETLNKEQIAEIFANVRRRPARPAWTGSPKFRPGAGPVLTRKELANGSSNGLEKSMGITGPTDVPDSPLPSEG
- the tilS gene encoding tRNA lysidine(34) synthetase TilS, with the translated sequence MGGRLDPAVAAVRVAVRDALAGAPPGPVLVACSGGADSLALAACTAFVAPRAGRAAGAVVVDHGLQEGSAVRSAGLGDALRALGLAPVEVVAVTVGRAGGPEAAAREARYAALSAAAGRHGAAAVLLGHTLDDQAETVLLGLARGSGARSLAGMAAASGLWRRPLLGLPRATARAACAALGLHPWEDPHNADPAYARVRVRQDALPALEESLGPGVAAALARTARLLRDDADALDGWAERELPALTAADGSLDVVALEALPAAVRRRCLRAAALAAGCPATALFAVHVDALEALVVAWHGQGPVQLPGHVEARRRCGRLDLEAGQGNS